In Larimichthys crocea isolate SSNF chromosome XXII, L_crocea_2.0, whole genome shotgun sequence, the genomic stretch ttctttattgtttttattttgtttgtttttacttattgttctctttatttattatctgctgtaaagcactttggtacaccgaaaggactgttgtaaagggctgtataaataaagtacatttacatttttcatttattcagtctCACTTTTTGTGTGACGAAAGGAGGGACTGTGTACTTCAATAGTGTTAGCTAACACGaccagacaaagaaaagaagtcgTGGAGCAGAAACCCTCAAAGGAACGAGAGCATACTTAAAGCAAACCTGTGACTTAAATGTGGAGTGAACATTTATTCCACTGATGATGAAGAGCTCTCTATGCTGAGAGGGGTCAATGAGCGCCGCTGCAGGTTGggctcctttttctttttgtacaaGTTTCTCTAATTAGCTACAGTCTACAGTGACTCACTATATTATTGAGGGTACTTTGTAGAAGCACTGAAGCAATGACTGCTTAAATTATTAAAGACATTACTAGAATCTATTGAAACTGATCTTTGTAGTTAACTTTTGGCAAATGTTGGAAATATTTTAGGTTGACTTAttgtttttagaaatatgtCCAATAGCTTTTGTGGAATTTTAATTTAAGTCCCACTGTGATTACATCTTTTCCTGACAGGCAGCTATGGCTTTGTAAGGCTCCTCTAATCACTGcggcaaaaacacaaaactgcctgtgtgtgtgttttttttttgctcagtgtGGCGATCACTTTTAATTTAAGGTTCTGTCTTCATTATGTGGCCGTCTGAACAAGGGGCTGAGGTAAGCTACAGGAGATCAATTGTGTCATGAACTGGAGGTCACCTCAACTGTGCTTAACGCTTTAGTATCAGCTCTTGTTTTGCATGTTGTCATGACTTCAGACTCACTTTAAATCCAAGAATCTGATCTGTGGACATCCGACCTTGATTCTTTTACCCTCAACAATCTAAATGATAAAACAGGGGGATTCGTAAAAGCTATCTGTATTTCAGCATCCGTTCACACTCCATCATCACCTCAAAATCATTTTCCTCATACATTAGTCCTAATTATATGGCATGGCGTTGTCAGTCTCAAAGCAACCCTCAACAGCCACCTTCTCTCATCAGCCTCTAACATGTAGGTTCAAAGTTCAGCCCAATCATTACTATAAACTAGACTGAGACCTGAATATCCCCACCATTATGTTTCACTGTGAGTTTATACACTGCAATACCATTCTCTCTTCTTACATTCACCCTTCTTTTACTACCATACATCTCTTGAAATCATCAGcacaactatttttttttactaaaaaatgtgtttgtggagtGTTTGGCCTTGTTTCCCCTCCTGAGAAATGGTTTAGAAACAGAACACTACGAGACAGCCTTCTTTTGAGAGGACTTCTGCTGACTGGAGTCTTGCATCTCTGCGATGAAGGTGCTTTTCTTATCGCTCAGAGAACTAAGCTTGATGTATTGATCATCTGATGGTGTGGTCACTTTTGGTCTGCCTGGCCGTGCTTTGGATACAACTGATCCAGTTTCTGCAAAGTGATTTAGAGTTCCATGCACTGCTGCCTTAGAAACTGCTGAAAAAAGCCTCTGTTTGCTTAGGATAACTTCTTCTTTCACTTACTTTCTGAAATCACAAACTTTCAAATTGTTTCTATGTTTGCATGAAAATATTAGAGATTATCCATGTGGTTTAACAGgatgaaaatacaataaaatgtgcTCTAGCCTTCTGATCCTAGGCCATGCACATCCCGTGCCAGTTTGTTTCCAGTCAGGATGCTTTCTATTGTTCCTCAATAACAGTTAACAAGAATTTGGCATGGGTATTTTGCCTTCTTAGGTTTCCTTGAGAAACTCAATTCAATCACCTGGATCCCACATAGAGGCTGCTGTGCAGCATCCATGAGAGTTATGTGATGATATCTCCTTTGCATTGTCGAAGTCATCACCATTATCACGGCAGGTCGGAATGACAGTGTAGCGCGAGCTAAAGACGTCTTTGATCTCTCATTTCACTCACTCAAATCCCGATTTAAAGCGCGAGCATTATGcccaacattttgggaaacactgaGTCCAAACAGTAGTTGGTGTCCGGCCTCCTGACATAGCTGAACTCAGTGAAGACTGCCAGCAATTTCTTGATTCCAAAAGGCAGTGCTCCAATCACAGCAACGCCAGCTCCTCACACTTTGGGAAATTGGCTGTGGCACAGAAGCTTTTACAGACTCTGGCAGAGGAGTCTGGACCTGGTGAATGCCTGATAAGGCTGATTTGAATGAGACTGcattctcttttgttttgattacagAAATTATAAATATCAGCGGTGACCCCACTTGTGATGCAGCCCTAAATTAATATATTGCAGCTATCAAGACAATGCAGAGAGTCTAGTTTCAGCATGACTCAACGATGCCCTCAAGTGGCCTGAGCTTGCCAGTTGCAGccaagacaacaacaataagacaGCAGATACTTCTTTGTATTAAACTCTGAGTTAAGTTTGCTCCTATTCATAATACATTTTTGAGAGCATTCATTATCACATCCATctgcctgttttcattttgctctGCACCAGATGGAGGCTGTTGACATGCATGACTGTTGATGACAACAATGAAATAATCTTTTGAGTTTTAGAGTGAGTCAGCATGGCAACCTAACTATTATTATACCGTATATGGAACATTGCAGAGTTTAAAATACCTTGACTATAAAAATGGCCAGTGATTGCAGTGCATATATTTTTTGCAGTGAGCTGAATTTcttcaagacacacacacacatcgtttGTAATTGGTCTTCACAAGGGGGCACTTGTTCATTATATGCCTCAGATCCACATTGCATTCCTGCTGTACACAAATGGCCCCCATTACGCACTAGGCAACTTGCCTGCCTTTGTGTCTTCCACTATATCAAAATAATTGCATGCTTTATTCTGTGGATAATTCACTGTTGCTGCACAGCAGTAGAACAGTCACACATGGTGACACAGGCAGAACAGTTTGCTACATTATATTTATCGCCGAGGCTGGTTCTTGTGAGAGAAGGCAGCGGGTCTCTAATTTGTGTCCAGCGAGGCCTCCCTCAGTTGGCTATTTGTCGCTCTGGAGAACACAGCTAAAGGTGGATGACATACGTTTACTACCTATTTGTTGCTTGCCGTATCACGATTCACAGTTAaagatgaacacacaaacactttgagcAGGAACAATCTGTACTGAAATGCTGAAACTTTGAAAAGTTATAAGTGGATATTGTCAATTCAGTGTCAACCTTTCCGTAGACAAGTATCATCGACATCtgtgcacagaaacagcacTCCTCAAGCTCCTGCAgctctaaaaataaaagcactatAAAAAGACAAGTGCTGTCCTTAAGTGGATAATTCAGTCTGACTTTCTGGTGTTTTGAATTAGAAGCGTGTATGTGGAGAATTAAACTTCCTACATTTAAATTATACGATTGCAGAAAACCTCCTGGGATTTCACGTAATGATGGATGATTGAGGGTGGGAGAAACACGACAGAGTTATTATACAAAcctcatttatttgaattacatacaatacaatagaataaaatatgataatctTTTTGAATTCACAGAAAGACAACACTTCATTTGCTGATAaagtaaataacaataaatgcaaaaagacaaaaaaaaaaagtacaacaaatACAATATTCAATACCTTACCTCATGAACAGAAACGCACTGATACTGGAATCTGTAGCTGCtactgaaaatgtctttttgtctcttgaTTCACATACATCCTTTATCCTTCAAAAAACATGGTGGTTCTATCACACTGCCATCGTTTTAAAGcagaattttaaaataaaagttgtcAAGTATGCCACTGTTAGACTATCCAGTCTTGATTATTGAGTGGGGatcaaaaagtttaaatatttaataaaaaactgtATATATGGCAATACCTTTCTCATACTACTTCACACCATAACCACAACCGTCACTTGCACTTCCACGCTCTCTTTTGACTATTAGCCATCACAGACtctttaaagaaaatacatgGGACCAGactaaaagagacaaaatgtcagTCTGCAGCAGCTATAGACGCACAGATGCTGAAAATTGACAAATCCAAATCCATTGACATTTTCAGAACAATTTGCCCTGTAATTCTAaaagaagtttttttctttagacaGCAGAAACCTTTGATTGGAGTCCACAGTCTTTGTGGGTATAGTACTCTTGAAAATCTAGTGTAGAGAGTACCCCAACCCCCCCTTTGTTATCACATTGATTCAGTCCGTAGGAGGCCTAGTAATGACTAAATGGTGCAGACTCCTTCAACTCATGGTACCCCTGGTGGTTTGGCTctgtgaagagacagagagggcgGTTAGAGCTACAGTAGGAAGCACCACAAATCTCTGTCTTCTACATTAGCCAACGCTTTTAAAACTCTTTTAGAAATATAGGCGGTTTAGTTTGgtgtcagaaagaaagaacagaagctatattatacaaacacaatgaagagagaaaaaaaaactgactaaACAATGCTGTTTGAATTTTCTGCCTACAGCTGCATATGTCTCTCAAACTGCCTCCTCAGGTCCACTCGGATATGACCTTGTTCTGTATGCCGTGGCTGTTAGTGAGAACTGCTTATGCTACCTTATATCTAAAGCATTTgctatttcattttaaaagcctgTGTCTGTAGTCTGGTGGTCACTTAATAATTTTCTGCACATCCCAAATGATGTAGACGAAAATAGCCACTAGCAGAATACGTTTGAGTGTGTAGATAAGTGTTACGGTACCAAGACTCATATCCTGCTCCACAAGAGGCCTCTTCTCGCTGCAGTTTACTACTCTTCCCTGGGCCGCTCCCAGAATAGTCATGATGTCCACTAAGCTGAGCTTCCCTTCCTCCTtggcctcctccacctcctcggAGAGCTCCATCGCAGCCTCTTCGCGCTCTTCTATCTCTTCTTGGGTCAGCATTGCGTGCAAGCCTTTTCCCGCAGTAGTGTTGCCCACCTGTGGTGGTGCCAGCGAGCACAATGCCCTCACCTGCCCGTAGGACTTCAGGTGTGCTACATTGGCGCGCAAGAAGAGCAGGAGGACATTGAGGTCATTCAATGGGCAGCCTAGCCTACGCTTGTTGAGAACATCCAGGGCTGGGAGGAGCTCGTAGACAGAGATGAAGGTGGTGTCCCAAACAAAGAGCCGGATCAGGCTGAAGAGGACGATAGGAGCCAGCAGGACGTAGATGGCACCGTTGGCCACACTTATCACCTGAAAAACCAACTGGCCGATCATTTTACACTGAACCAGTTCAGGAACCCAGTTCTGATCCCGCAGCATGCCCGTGCGGACAAAGCAGCTGAACTCGTCCTGCAGGAAGGCAGAGAGGTGGAAGTAGGCCAGGTACAGACAGGCAGCAGTCATGAAGGTCAGGAGGAGGAAGCCCCGCAAGAAAAGCATGCTAACAAGGAAGTATGAGTTCTGTTTGCACTGCATGTATCTCTCCAGTAGAGGGTACTCAAAGTACCGCTTCTTCTTGGCCCTGAAATTGGACAAGGAGAAGAAACTCAGGATTGTGTTCTCCTTCATGTTCATGCACTACACATATTCCCAGCTGGGAGTGTCTCAACCCAACCACAGTCTTCTACTTTTGGGTACTTGGAGCTGCCCACCAAAACACCAAGTCCTCTACTGAGGTGAATATCCTTGTGCAAGGGTGTATCAATGGTACTtgctggaggagaggaaaatataactcttcactctcttcactTATCCCAAGCACATTTTTCCAGTTTATTAAGGGATTTAAAATGACAGCACAAGATCACTTCTGTAACCTTTGAGCAATATTTCTCACTGGCAGATTATTTACTGCCGCAGTGACCCAATTTCTCTACGGGaatcattaaagtttaatttagcAAGGAGTATTCTGGTTTGGGGACGAATCGACACTCACAAGATTGGGGgactgaaaatataaacatggatatggaaacatttaatttgaaacagaCATAAAGAGAGATAACTACTCCTGCTACAAGCCGGCGGTCGCTGGTGTCTTACCTTTGCAGTTCAGCCTGAAATGTGAGGGGGTTCTTAGTGTTCTGGCGCATATCCAAAATGCTCTGGGCCAGTCGGATTGAGCGGTTATATGACTTGTCCAGTTCGTCAATTATGAAAAGGAGATCCGAGGCCAGCGAGGGCATGACGAGCTGGCGCCAGATCAGAGCCGGCAGGTACATCAACACCGCCATGGCCAGAAGAGAGTAAGGAAACATCTGGATGGACgatgagaggagagggtgtCAGAGATGAGACACATGTGGCAGGAAGGCATTGAAAGAAGCAGATGAGTCACATATTTAATGGCCTCACAACCCAGTATGACAAGTGAAGCATAGGTCTTGGTTTAGGATTACTTTTTGCAATCTGGGTCTGAATACTTTGCAAATGGTTCTACCCACAAAAAGGAGTGATCTGCTTCATTTCAgagctgcacacaaacatctccAACTGAGGTTTTGCAAGTGACAGTACAGAGAAACAGCAGTTGTCAACATTGTCAAACACACTAGATGGGGATTACATATTCATCAAGCCTGATCTCTCAATGAATCTCTCGACTTACTTTGTGTACCCAGAGTGAGCGCTCCTCAAAGTTTCCGTGGCTGTCAAACTCATGATGCATGAGAGAGTCCCAGCAGTATGTGTCTACGTAGCCGGCCTGCTTGATGGTGAAATTGCTGGGagggaaacagctgatctgaggCCCTGCAGAATAAACAAATGTTGATGTGTAACATTATCTGCTAATATGGGGAATTACTTTCTGCAGCTTCTTTTGATCCTGCGTTATCAACGTGCCTGGAAGTTGTCTCtaagcactgtgtgtgtgagacagaaatATCATCAcgcatatacaaacacacagaaacccacacatacacacactgtactgtactggaGGTCCGGTCCACTAACAGACACATACGTATGAGTCTCTGGCGTgcccttttcttttcagttctTCACATAATTTCACTGCAGAAATCATATGTTTCCAAATGGCAACCTGGCATTTAAAAACCCTCTATGACTCCGTCTCAAAACTGGGTCTCCTCCACCTTATACTTAGTTTCACCTTGATATAACCACATGTAGTCCAACCACTTGAATCTAAGCTCCCCACCCATCTATCATTTCCAAAAGGGCGCTCCACCCTTAAACAGAGAGAGCTTTGGGAGGGGACGCACTAAGGGCGTGCCCACCTATTTCTGAGCCTTACAGCAGAAACATGggccttctgtttttttttttacaagcagcCTCCAAATCTGTCCGGCTTTCTGTAAGTAGAAACATACTGCCTATAATTTACTGCCAGTCCAGCTCATTACAGGCAACCATTACATGCTCCAATtatacgtgtatgtgtgtgtaattaatcAGCCACATTTTTAACATATTGATAGTGACACCTAAAATATAATTATGGCAGCTGAGGTTTTGATGGagtatattcattttaatagtGACCTTGAATAGGTATTTACATAAAGAAGAAGTTACAGCTTGTGTTTTTAGACTGACACTAACCTCAAACTAAACATGCAGCCTATGTTAGTTAGTGTCTCATGTTGATTTTAACATTATTCTTTCACGTACTGCATGTAAAGCAAAAATGGTACTGGCAAAACTAGCCCATTCTCATGAAGACAGTATAATTTATTCAAAACAACAGCACTCTACATTCACAGTGCATTTTATGGCCATTTTTTAATGACGTGATTATCTAATATTATTAGATAGGCCTCACAAACATTGACAGGCATTGTAGTTGAGCATATCATCTGCTTCCAGTCGTGCAAACATATGAATATTAAAGAAAaccagattttttaaatgtgattcaCTACCTATAGACGATAATTGCATGGCTTGTCTTGTGCATTTAGGGTTTCCCAACAGTTTGAAATTCTTCTGAGCACTGTAATGACGAGAGCTTAGGCTGAACTTACAGGGCGTGCTGTAGTTATAACACTAAGTGACACCACTGTATCTTCTCCTGCAGCTTACTGTGCAAATCTATTTTTCCACTTGCATGTGTGGGCGCGTGCATTGACAAGTTACcctaaatacaaaacaacagcCCGTGTCTTCTCATGAAATCTTGTAAAATATTCTCCCACCCCCCCTCAGCTCCCAACCACCCCTGTGAGCCATTTGGCAAAATCGAGGGAAGCTAAATTTCTTGCCACTGCTCCtatctcctcctcccactccccAATTAACACTGGCAGATCATCCCCACATTTGTACTTTGTACAAGAATTCTTGGCTGAGAGTCCAGGTGCAAGTAAACCAGACTCCAGACAGCAGCGCAATCAAGCACTGTTGTGAAACTGACAACCCGGCAGATAGGCAGCCAAGATCCATCAGTTGAGCCACGTACCCCCGTACCACATCATGTTGTGAGcgccccccctcccttcccctctgGTTAATCAACATATCCTCTCATTTGACTCAAATAGGGGGGAGCTGCCACAGAAGAAGTTCGCCTTGTAATTACAGCGTGCCAGCGTTAGTGAATGCTGCTCTCAATCATCCCCCATGGCAATTAGCATCAGGAGCACCGGGCTGATTGCAGACCAGCTCTGAAGAGACGACGTTTAGTTCAAAGTCAAGGGAGTCAGCctccgcagcagcagcaatagACTTCTGCTGCAGACTTGCCACGTATACTTTGGATAGTCAGCtatgctttttttgtgtttgaattactgtggagagacagacaggttgtgggcatgtttcatgtgtggaaacaaaattatattcaaaacatgttttctcccTCAAGTCTGGCAGTAAACAATGCAGCAGTCAACAAACTAATGAAAGGAGCCAATTGTGATTTGGTGTTTTCAGTAATTCCGTGTTGTCATATCATTACTGCTTTTTCTGGTATCTATTACGGCGAGGAGGTCTTAATAGAGTCGGCAGTTAATGTCTTCCTTTTATGATAGGTGTTGTTTAAGTGTTTTCTCCCTCTTGCTTCACAACACTCTAATTTTGTTGAATGTACTGTGTAATTACAGCTCTCATTGTTGTTGCTCTTAATATTTAGTTTCCTCCGTTCTGAGGGATGAGGAGTATCTGAGTGCCAGAATAAAAACCTGCTGGAAAAGAGCACATCAGTTTAACTCagctctgaaaaagaagacttCCTCGGCCGTGAAAAGTGTGATTTTTGTATGTATGATATCACTCCTCATCCCAAGTTTAACTAAATGCAGTTTTGCAAGTAGATAATAAGCAATACAAGGACAGAAAGTACACCATTACTGAGGAGAGGGCACTATATAAAAGtgcagctgaaacacaaaagaCCACAAAGCCAAAACACAACCACGGACTAAAAAACATGCAGTCTGGAATAAAGGGTATAATTAGGGGCAAAAGAAAGTGGAATACAGGACAAATGTCCTAacatagtttaaaaaaaaaaggatagagACAGAAAGTTGCTCACCCAGCGAGACCTCGCGAGCGAAGGCCATGCACACGAGCATCAGAGGAAGGCCGACAGACACAAATTTGATGACCTTGTCCAGAGGAAGCTCCAGCTCCAGGTGGCTGATCCGGGTTATCCCAGGGCCTTCCTGCAGGAGGGCATCAGATAGCATGGCCTTGGCCGCCGCCTGGGCGATGGACATTTTGAACGCCTACGCAGTGATAACAACAAgggttggggtttttttttttgacaagaTACTGTGTGTCCGCAGTGCTGTAAGTACAAAATGGAGTCGTGACCTTTGTCACGTCACTGCTTTCCTTTCTGTATCTTATCGTCCCTGTCATTCTTTACAACATGTGATATAATAAGGCAGAAAGATAAATACGCAGTAATACAATTAAAACCCTGTGAGTAGTAGATTGCTTTTCCAATTAGGAGGAGATTCAGTCAGAAATGCAATTAACATCACTCCGAGGAAATGTCCTCAGCGTATAAAAGCCATAATGAACTTACCTGAAGTCTTCCAGCTTTGGTGATACTATTAGAAATATGCTTGCAAAGCCAAAGAGTTTCCCTAAAGGCCTGCGCTGTGTTGGAAAGCTCCTTAAGTATTCAGGGAGGGCCTCTGTAAATGAGAGGTTGGATCTGGGCTGGACCAGGCCGAGCTGGGTCTGGCTCTAATTACAGAGAGGACATCTGGGAGCATGTAGGCGCCCAGATGGCACTGACTGCAGCAGACCTCCAGTACCCAGCACTGAGccatgcagctgtgtgtgtgtgtgtgtgtgtatactgtacatatgtgtgtgtttgtctggttTGTCCACACAGCGAGGCATGGTGGAAGTGGCCCACTTCAAACAAGTGAACCATCGCCAGTGGCTTTTTCAGACTCTGTCATTCTGAGACTATTTTTACTGCACTTCAGCCTCAGAGCTACTGCAAGCTGAGATACTGTACCATGCAACAAGGATGGTCATGTGTTTGAAAGGAAAACTAAtggtgtgtaaaaaaaaaaagatttttgattGAGTGGACCTCTAAACTGTTTCAGAGTCTGAAAATATGCAGAACaggaataaaactaaaaacatttcagcac encodes the following:
- the LOC104930636 gene encoding pannexin-3 isoform X1 — its product is MSIAQAAAKAMLSDALLQEGPGITRISHLELELPLDKVIKFVSVGLPLMLVCMAFAREVSLGPQISCFPPSNFTIKQAGYVDTYCWDSLMHHEFDSHGNFEERSLWVHKMFPYSLLAMAVLMYLPALIWRQLVMPSLASDLLFIIDELDKSYNRSIRLAQSILDMRQNTKNPLTFQAELQRAKKKRYFEYPLLERYMQCKQNSYFLVSMLFLRGFLLLTFMTAACLYLAYFHLSAFLQDEFSCFVRTGMLRDQNWVPELVQCKMIGQLVFQVISVANGAIYVLLAPIVLFSLIRLFVWDTTFISVYELLPALDVLNKRRLGCPLNDLNVLLLFLRANVAHLKSYGQVRALCSLAPPQVGNTTAGKGLHAMLTQEEIEEREEAAMELSEEVEEAKEEGKLSLVDIMTILGAAQGRVVNCSEKRPLVEQDMSLGTVTLIYTLKRILLVAIFVYIIWDVQKIIK
- the LOC104930636 gene encoding pannexin-3 isoform X2, yielding MSIAQAAAKAMLSDALLQEGPGITRISHLELELPLDKVIKFVSVGLPLMLVCMAFAREVSLGPQISCFPPSNFTIKQAGYVDTYCWDSLMHHEFDSHGNFEERSLWVHKMFPYSLLAMAVLMYLPALIWRQLVMPSLASDLLFIIDELDKSYNRSIRLAQSILDMRQNTKNPLTFQAELQRAKKKRYFEYPLLERYMQCKQNSYFLVSMLFLRGFLLLTFMTAACLYLAYFHLSAFLQDEFSCFVRTGMLRDQNWVPELVQCKMIGQLVFQVISVANGAIYVLLAPIVLFSLIRLFVWDTTFISVYELLPALDVLNKRRLGCPLNDLNVLLLFLRANVAHLKSYGQVRALCSLAPPQVGNTTAGKGLHAMLTQEEIEEREEAAMELSEEVEEAKEEGKLSLVDIMTILGAAQGRVVNCSEKRPLVEQDMSLEPNHQGYHELKESAPFSHY